Sequence from the Mixophyes fleayi isolate aMixFle1 chromosome 4, aMixFle1.hap1, whole genome shotgun sequence genome:
CGGCCAGCTTTCCGCGCACCAATGCCCGTGCAGATAAGCACCGAAGCCGCATGCTCCGGAAGCGTCCGTAAACAGGTCGATATTAACGTTTGTTACGGGTGGTGAAGGCCATATTCGCGTCCCGTTAAAATCACTGAGGAAGGTGAGCCAAATCTGCAAATCCTCCTTGATAACCCTGGATAGACGCACCGCCGCGTGTGGCCTACTCCTCCCCGCCGTGGCTCTCTGTAGCTTTCTACAGAAAACTCTACCCATGGGAATCACACGGCATGCAAAGTTGAacctccctaacagggactgaaccTGCCTGAGCGGGCTGGAGCTGGACTCCAACGCTTCTGCGATAGCCTCGCACATCTTGGACACTTTATCAGTTGGGAGCCTGCAAATCCCGGCCGCCGTGTCGATCTCAATTCCAAGGAACGAGAGACACGTGGCTGgaccctccgtcttgtctgcgGCAATGGGAACGCCTAGCACCCTAAAAAGGGCTTCAGTGGAAAACAGAGTATCCCGACAACAAGTGGAATCAGGAGgcccgataaccaagaagtcatccagatagtgtgcgatccaccgacaccccgttcccgcctgaatgcaccaatgcaagaagccaCTGAACTTCTCAAATAGCGCACAGGATATCGAACACCCCATAGGCAGACAGCGATCGATGTAGaatccaccacgatgccgaaaacccatgaacTGATACGATTCCGGGTGAAGGGGCAGTAACCGAAAAGCCGACTCAATGTCGATCTTAGCCAACAGGGCACCCCTCCCGCATTCCTGCACCAGTGCCAGTGCGGATTCAAACGATTGGTAATTTACGGAGCTAAGGGTGGCGTCTATGGCGTCGTTCACGGACAGACCAGCCGGGTACGACAAATGTTGTATCAACCTGAATTTACCCGCTGCCTTTTTGGGTactacccctaccggggacaCAATGAGATTTGGAATAGGAGGAAGCGAGAAAGGGCCAACCATGCGACCCAGGCCCACCTCCTTCGCGATTTTAGCGTCTAATACTTCCGGgagagcgagcgccgatttcaaatTGATCGGCGTCGCCGTAGAAACGTTGCCCTGCACTGGTAACTTAAAACCCATATGAAAGCCGTCACGTATGAAAGCCGCGGTGTCTCTATCTGGGAACCAAGCGAGCCATTTGTCCAGTTCAgccaaattaattggcgatggacccttgactcGGCACAGCTGGATTTGCACTTCGTCCGCTACCCCCACTCCGTCGGGCCCTTGCACATTCAGTGGCTGGATGCTGACCTCCGCATGCCGTGCAATTGTGTTTGAAGCGGCAGGATGTGCCTCGCTGGCAAGAGCCTGCGTTGAAATCGAAACATCGACCTTTCGTGGGGAGGGTCGCTTGtaccctccccggcccttgaaacctcctGCCCGTGTAACCCTCGGCCCCTTGACTGCTTGGTCTCATGAGTTCCAGCCAGGTGTCGATGTCTTTCGACCCCAGCGGGAGCTTCTCGCGACCACTCATCCGCTTGCGGAAGAGCTCGTCATACGCTCTCCATATTGAGGGGCCATCTTTTAGAGCCATCCCACTGATAAGGTGCATATATCTCCACACCTCATCCTGCTCCCCGGGCCTAGTTTCCAGATAAATAGTGGCAAAAATAGCGAAGGAATAGGACCATCTAGTAAACGATCTGAACTTGTCCTCACCCATGCCGGACCTCTCACAAGCCGCTGCAAGTGCCTTCTTTCCCTCACCTGTCAGGGCGAACATGTCCACGTACTTTCCGCGTCTAATCCTATCCCGTACGCTCGGCCTAATACCGTGTGTTATTTCCAAGGTTTCAACCTGCCCTAAGTCACTCCTAGCCACCGTCCGTTCATCGCCCCCCGACTGCGGAGCCTGCTTGCTACGTTTACCTAGCAATTTCGTTTCCAATAGCTTGATTAGTTTCCTGGGCCTATCGCCCGAATCCGAAGAACCACTGCTCGTGGAGAGAACCGGTGACCCTAACAACTGTACATCGTGTGTAGTAACAGAAACGGACTCACCATGAGGAGCAGGATTCCCGGCCGCGACTGATGCCTCCCCGACACTGGCAGCCCCCGGCTGGGCATCTGTTGATCCCGGGATTGGTCCCACACGACTCCCCGCCGACCTCTGGTCTCGAGACTCGGACCCGGAACGACCTTCCCCGACAGCCCTCATCTCCTGGTTCGCGACCGCAGGTTCTGAAACACAAAGTGGAGCAGTAAGCTGAGATCTAGGAACGTAGTCCAGTCGTCGCCGCACCGATCCCAAGGCTGGGCCGCAAGGATCTGATCTAGAAGGCAAAAGGGGTGACGGGTTATAGGAACCTCTCGATATGACCCGACGCTGAGGGGGGGCATCGTCATAATGGGCCCGGTCGTATTCTTCGTAAAAACCGCTTGGCCTGTACTGAGTGTGCCGTGGGGGAGACCATTGGGACGTATTACCGCCGCTGGAATGATGGTAATCATATACCAGATTATCCCGTGTGGGCTCCGGCCTAAAGTGACTGGTGCCGCCATACCCTCCAGACGGCGATGGGGCACGCCGGGACCTGTACGTCCACTCGTCTGTAGCTGGCAGAACGTGTCGAGGAAGGGAGGGCCTCACAGGCGCCCGAGGACTGTCACCAAAAACTTCCATGTTCCCCCTACTGGTCCTATCTGGCCCCACGTGTCTCTGCCCCTGCCTAAGACTCTGAACCCTGTCCGCCCCGGGGGTATAAGGTATAAATGGGCCTCTATCAGACAAAGGGGCTCCCCTATAGTGTGCACCCCAAGAAGAACCTCTGCCGCTTTGGGGCAAAAATGGGCTGGGCGGGAAATGTAACTGGTGAGGGGCAGGGGGGTTATCAGTCTGTCTGTCCCCTCTGCGAGACAAGATGGGCGGGGTGACGGGGTATAGTATAAAAACTTCGGAGCTGGTCCCCATATCCCCCCCTTGAGGGTCGCTGCTCAtgatccctctctcccccgtgggATTAACCCCAGAGGTAGACACCAGAGTGGCTTGTGGAATGGAGGGCATGACCGCAGCTGGAGGAAGCACAGGAGTGCTGGCTAgaaccaccccccctcccccctgctgcCCACAACGGAGGAAATCATTGTGCGTGATGGCGgcctgggtctgcgcatgcgcatgcgcgacccaGACGATACCGCCGACTGCACAGAGCGACCCCGCCGCCCGCTGAGTTGGCTAGGGGTAACAGGGGAGCCACCATGGGAAGCGTGAGCCCGGCCCACGGGCTCACGCTGGAGCAAGGGAGGGAGGCTGGAGTTGTCCGTTGGGCGGGAAGGGGGCTGGGCGGAGGCTGCAATATGGCGCCTGGATGCGGGGGGGGATGGGGACCTGTAGCGTGCCGGGCGGGCTGAGGAGCGTCTAGGACGGGGCATGGCAGCGGGGGCTGGAAGGTGTGGAGCTGGGGAGGCACGGGGGAAGCTAAAGGAAAAGGTGAAAGCAAGGGAAAAACGGAGATAAAGGGaaaaaggaaaaagggggataaacggctgaaaagaaaataataaaggtAGAGACAGGACACTAAGGGAAAAACAAGTGAGAGAAAACAAGAGATATGAAGGAAACAAGGACAGACCAAAAGAAAACAGAATAACAGGGTACTTATCCGATTCCTGGCTCAGGTCCTGCTGCTgcaatctcgtgctgtggaatgaaccagacAGGAAGTGCAGCTTCCTAtaacaatcaaggtccctcccactggattacacattggtcgggccaacccattttaacaccttcaggtcagtgttcagcttactacaaaccctgtcgccctttaagtgcattcgtcctattcagcctcatttgtcattaaaatatatatatatatatatatatatatatatatatatacaagttaacccgtgcatgatactcatgcattctagtcaaatcaagctacttaaggtcttaaaaaggttcttgtcatgcatttggacctagcccaggcctcctcagtggaagagcgttacttcccgacgcaagcggcctttttaatgtgtgttcatgaggtaaaattacctcacgaaaatgagtttgacccctccactcgtaaatttagcctttactacccctcccacggggggaaggggggatgatggaagttaactgacttgactattctaatttttttgtcaaataatgtcagtataccaaattttaggtcaattggatgagccctttctgagaaaatagctttttcc
This genomic interval carries:
- the LOC142151813 gene encoding uncharacterized protein LOC142151813 — encoded protein: MPSIPQATLVSTSGVNPTGERGIMSSDPQGGDMGTSSEVFILYPVTPPILSRRGDRQTDNPPAPHQLHFPPSPFLPQSGRGSSWGAHYRGAPLSDRGPFIPYTPGADRVQSLRQGQRHVGPDRTSRGNMEVFGDSPRAPVRPSLPRHVLPATDEWTYRSRRAPSPSGGYGGTSHFRPEPTRDNLVYDYHHSSGGNTSQWSPPRHTQYRPSGFYEEYDRAHYDDAPPQRRVISRGSYNPSPLLPSRSDPCGPALGSVRRRLDYVPRSQLTAPLCVSEPAVANQEMRAVGEGRSGSESRDQRSAGSRVGPIPGSTDAQPGAASVGEASVAAGNPAPHDHQAGIRGLVEQAVAPSTLRTYQASWRRWSLFSGQKDQSEAGQRDAMLAFMWESYSKGESRASMAATLAGISFMARLRGYTDVTKGFIISKALKRWARARPSQADARLPITDIILDQLIGTLGGIAVDEYEKTLFSAAFSMAFFGAFRVSELVAKSRGHQESGLQAEHVSLGGGIVSCKIIRSKTDQSGRGAWVQLNRQPNSNICPVNLVSRFMNVRPQARLFLCHHNGMPMTKYQFSAIMKKSLRSLDLDSSMYGTHSFRIGAATSAALAGSSTETIKALGRWKSTAYKSYVRIDNVAV